A window of Daphnia pulicaria isolate SC F1-1A chromosome 10, SC_F0-13Bv2, whole genome shotgun sequence contains these coding sequences:
- the LOC124315030 gene encoding stromal membrane-associated protein 1-like, whose product MLRDEDNKYCFDCDAKGPRWASWNLGIFLCIRCAGFHRNLGVHISRVKSVNLDSWTPEQVVSLQQMEKSRARAVYEANLPDTFRMPQTDSTLEGFIRAKYEAKKHIAKEWVCPSTVKVSWDAEIEMEMKGKKEAKRKTNESPATTLEFPPSQPSSRTPRTAESTSTISSTSSSAVKEVNLPAPIEVPSLPAPTKTSSAAQDLLGLDTAINSSTGNDLFGGLLTSCH is encoded by the exons ATGTTACGTGATGAAGACAACAAATATTGCTTTGACTGTGATGCCaaag GACCAAGATGGGCTTCATGGAATCTTGGAATTTTCTTATGTATCCGTTGTGCAGGATTTCATCGGAACTTGGGGGTGCACATATCTAGAG TTAAATCAGTCAATTTAGACTCGTGGACCCCAGAACAAGTAGTT TCCCTGcagcaaatggaaaaaagcCGAGCAAGGGCAGTGTATGAAGCCAACCTTCCTGATACTTTTCGAATGCCACAGACAGATTCAACCCTGGAGGGTTTCATAAGAGCAAAATATGAAGCTAAAAAACACATAGCCAA agaatGGGTTTGTCCATCGACAGTGAAGGTGTCATGGGATGCCGAgattgaaatggaaatgaaaggaaaaaaggaagccAAACGCAAGACCAATGAAAGTCCTGCCACCACCCTCGAGTTTCCTCCTAGCCAACCGTCGTCACGCACTCCTCGGACTGCTGAATCGACGTCGACAATCAGTTCAACTTCCTCATCAGCGGTAAAAGAAGTTAATCTACCGGCTCCGATCGAAGTGCCATCCCTACCTGCACCTACCAAAACTAGCTCGGCCGCTCAAGACCTATTAGGATTAG ATACGGCAATCAACAGCTCAACAGGGAATGATTTATTTGGTGGATTATTAACCAGCTGCCACTAA
- the LOC124314531 gene encoding proline-rich protein 36-like, with the protein MGGASKNADEDSFFNQKTPRVYSTPQPSYIPNPSMNQSAFGSSPSMNQTNCMMALRCRGATAPSPSLLNRANKKTHPLDGAIKPEKANPLVEAVQKNPPQLIRAKTSPKLTPPASAFNFKSAPIVSPPSPPVTNLPEAPLKKAADPPVAPVESESSDKSSSVPSVEPAEAQTIPPLLNPAIQKELQKAEQYIKAAMAPIPSWKERARRSNTVDFSSGPGSSWRPVQAPSQMTIKTENDHNLFQKNAESHSTGLGRSLPSDPSGGGMWTNKFQTSARRSSRDRIRRPQLRRRAAAAGRVRMTIKPRSHPSQPVFIYMKQQPPPKPIKPIEEPAKPSTSKLPPPEEPKPAINMRMIPTALPQASQINGAVRSSSVGGTSALSPLVIRKRILLPFYVILPKPYTSLPTVRFAI; encoded by the exons ATGGGAGGAGCCTCGAAAAATGCCGACGAAGACAGTTTTTTCAACCAGAAAACACCCA gaGTTTATTCGACTCCTCAACCGTCATACATACCCAATCCTTCAATGAATCAATCGGCATTTGGATCGTCTCCGTCAATGAATCAAACAAACTGCATGATGGCTCTACGCTGTCGCGGTGCTACTGCACCTAGTCCCAGTCTACTGAACA GGGCCAACAAGAAAACTCATCCGCTGGATGGAGCCATTAAGCCTGAAAAGGCCAATCCGCTGGTGGAAGCCGTCCAGAAGAATCCGCCTCAACTTATCCGGGCTAAAACGTCGCCCAAATTGACTCCACCTGCATCCGCTTTCAACTTTAAATCCGCACCCATCGTgtctcctccttctcctccggTTACCAATCTGCCGGAAGCCCCTCTAAAGAAAGCAGCCGATCCGCCAGTGGCGCCAGTCGAGTCGGAATCCAGCGACAAGTCCAGTTCAGTTCCTTCCGTCGAACCGGCGGAGGCTCAGACAATTCCGCCTCTATTAAATCCAGCGATTCAAAAGGAATTGCAAAAGGCGGAGCAATACATCAAGGCGGCCATGGCTCCTATTCCCAGCTGGAAGGAGCGGGCCCGTCGCAGCAACACTGTGGATTTCTCTTCCGGCCCTGGATCGTCTTGGCGACCGGTCCAGGCTCCATCGCAGATGACAATCAAGACGGAAAACGACCACAATCTCTTCCAGAAGAACGCCGAGTCACATTCTACCGGATTGGGCCGTTCTCTGCCTTCCGATCCTTCCGGCGGAGGCATGTGgaccaacaaatttcaaacatcCGCTCGTCGTTCGAGTCGCGACCGAATTCGACGGCCACAACTCCGACGCAGAGCCGCAGCCGCCGGTCGAGTGCGGATGACAATCAAGCCCAGGTCCCATCCATCACAGCCGGTCTTCATTTACA TGAAACAACAGCCACCACCCAAACCAATCAAACCGATTGAAGAGCCGGCGAAACCTTCCACTAGCAAATTGCCTCCGCCGGAAGAGCCGAAACCGGCCATCAATATGCGGATGATCCCAACTGCATTGCCGCAGGCCAGTCAGATCAACGGAGCCGTCAGAAGTTCTTCCGTCGGAGGGACATCCGCACTGTCTCCACTGGTCATTCGGAAGCGGATTCTGTTGCCGTTCTACGTCATTCTGCCCAAGCCCTACACCAGTCTCCCTACTGTCAGATTTGCAATATAA
- the LOC124314532 gene encoding cytochrome c oxidase assembly protein COX18, mitochondrial-like has product MSGCQHCYCATGNSTFLSQMYSDLSGSSWVMITQHFLETVHDYTHLPWWATIVTTVSLRLTITLPLAAYHPIIYARLGNLKPEMDAILKELKKETDRSVIMYEWDAKKLNYSSFPCLYQETVESARSEGQLPSIQSLSPPPLPDSSLGLHVSSTQKHGHDASCPDHCSDSPLVSEHWWIWFWIPNLTEVDHSLILPVFMALTNLAIIQIQVMSKVGPSSRLSNAMMNVLRVFCLVMVPVAAYAPADVALYWTVSSVYGLAQNLVLLSPSFRRFSRIPVTPHERPQPYRHIVNQIKKSSCGLFQ; this is encoded by the exons aTGTCGGGCTGCCAGCACTGCTACTGTGCTACAGGAAATTCCACGTTTTTGAGCCAAATGTATTCAGACCTTTCAGGATCCAGCTGGGTCATGATTACCCAACATTTCCTTGAAACTGTTCATGACTACACGCACCTGCCTTGGTGGGCCACAATAGTCACAACCGTATCTCTAAGGTTGACAATCACATTGCCTTTGGCTGCCTATCAT CCCATCATCTACGCCAGGCTGGGAAACCTCAAACCCGAAATGGATGCCATTCTCAAGGAACTCAAGAAAGAGACTGACCGATCAGTAATCATGTATGAATGGGATGCAAAAAAGCTAAACTACAGTAGCTTTCCATGTTTAT ACCAAGAAACAGTGGAATCTGCTCGTTCAGAGGGACAATTGCCATCAATTCAAAGCCTCAGTCCTCCTCCGCTGCCAGATTCCTCTCTGGGTTTGCATGTCAGTAGCACTCAGAAACATGGCCATGATGCTTCCTGTCCAGACCATTG CTCAGATTCTCCACTTGTCTCTGAGCACTGGTGGATTTGGTTTTGGATCCCCAATCTGACCGAAGTGGACCATTCATTGATCTTGCCAGTCTTCATGGCCCTTACTAATTTGGCCATCATTCAAATCCAAGTGATGAGCAAAGTGGGACCCTCATCCCGCCTCTCCAATGCCATGATGAATGTTTTAAGAGTTTTTTGCCTTGTTATGGTTCCCGTTGCTGCATATGCGCCCGCC GACGTTGCGCTCTACTGGACGGTATCATCGGTTTATGGACTGGCCCAGAATTTAGTCCTActctcgccaagcttcaggagATTTTCCCGGATACCCGTGACACCCCACGAGAGGCCTCAGCCTTATCGGCACATCgtcaaccaaataaaaaaaagctcatGTGGACTGTTTCAATAA